The following coding sequences are from one Salinicoccus sp. Bachu38 window:
- a CDS encoding DNA translocase FtsK, producing MDRSRRRRQFNHRLEDGHSDRERFRFPLDMDDKDGDETIKKRPEAPGKEQENSDPIRKEQQKSLLGGSRYSRKRPGKNTISKARAVPSAIHGSKGNPNAGKQDESDTSPEDQKSGYSSPIVEELKRERQQRERKQQKRMEERAKKAEAERSIGVVTGQSGQTKMEKEAGAETPAADNAADQKSVSPFNVMMTPYDKNKYRSKNQNQVKRSGPKSTLPPLHILGEGQNSSYDSVDEALSEEIVAAFDAIGVPVKVAAYRTNGIVGRYELSMKRNFRLNVVGKLKEHLLSELPFEDFKLIVPIAGTSNIGVEFILPDPYPIPFSTLFSSSSLKLRKNDFKFVVGKTVDDQIFSFPLKKAGQVLIYGGEPDHSSAVVDNILVSLMMNHNPRELQIMIASDKAHYKEYEDLPHMFSAPKSITGKHVLQNVLEELNNRHNQFRRAHVRNLDSFNQRVSNEAKKSVMVVVIDDLAELFEHNNPEAIRAIVQILKKGKPLGIHLIMNHSRNDVGIRFELLQMMQTRISFKDGKSKVVEGAKELTEGNDMLIQIPTSNKPLRVNAGVLSQEIKEDVLSHLKGIFR from the coding sequence ATGGATAGATCAAGAAGGAGAAGACAATTCAATCATAGGCTTGAAGATGGTCATTCCGACAGGGAACGTTTCAGGTTCCCCCTGGACATGGATGACAAGGATGGCGATGAAACCATTAAAAAACGGCCCGAGGCACCAGGAAAAGAACAGGAAAACAGCGATCCCATAAGAAAAGAGCAGCAGAAGTCGCTGCTGGGCGGGAGTCGCTATTCCAGGAAGAGACCAGGGAAAAATACAATCAGCAAAGCGCGTGCAGTGCCTTCTGCAATCCATGGCTCGAAAGGGAATCCGAATGCTGGAAAACAGGATGAGTCAGATACTTCCCCTGAAGATCAGAAATCCGGATATTCATCACCGATTGTGGAAGAACTGAAAAGGGAAAGGCAACAGCGTGAAAGAAAGCAGCAGAAGCGGATGGAAGAAAGGGCGAAAAAGGCAGAGGCTGAAAGATCCATCGGCGTTGTGACCGGCCAGTCCGGCCAAACAAAGATGGAGAAGGAAGCGGGTGCAGAAACTCCCGCTGCAGATAATGCCGCTGATCAGAAATCCGTTTCTCCTTTCAATGTCATGATGACTCCCTACGACAAGAATAAATACAGATCCAAAAATCAGAATCAGGTAAAACGGAGTGGCCCGAAAAGCACCTTGCCACCCCTACATATACTGGGCGAAGGTCAGAACAGCAGCTACGACAGCGTGGACGAAGCGCTCTCCGAGGAAATAGTTGCTGCTTTTGACGCTATTGGTGTGCCTGTTAAAGTCGCTGCCTACAGAACCAATGGCATCGTCGGCCGCTATGAGCTTTCGATGAAAAGAAACTTCAGATTGAATGTCGTTGGAAAGCTGAAGGAACACCTGCTTTCTGAGCTGCCGTTTGAAGACTTTAAACTGATCGTCCCCATTGCGGGAACAAGTAACATAGGTGTGGAGTTCATCCTACCGGATCCGTATCCGATACCTTTCAGTACGCTGTTTTCCTCCAGCAGCCTCAAACTCAGGAAAAATGACTTCAAATTTGTAGTGGGGAAAACAGTGGATGATCAGATTTTCAGTTTTCCTTTGAAGAAGGCAGGCCAGGTACTGATCTATGGAGGGGAGCCGGACCATTCATCTGCAGTGGTCGATAACATCCTCGTATCCCTCATGATGAACCATAATCCGAGGGAGCTTCAGATCATGATCGCTTCCGACAAGGCCCATTACAAGGAATATGAAGACCTGCCTCATATGTTCAGTGCACCGAAGTCCATCACCGGCAAGCATGTACTGCAGAATGTTCTGGAAGAGCTGAACAACAGGCACAACCAATTCAGAAGGGCACATGTACGCAACCTGGACAGCTTCAACCAGCGGGTCAGCAATGAAGCTAAAAAAAGCGTGATGGTGGTCGTCATCGACGACCTGGCAGAGCTGTTCGAGCATAATAATCCCGAAGCCATACGGGCGATTGTACAGATCCTGAAGAAAGGGAAGCCGCTCGGCATACACCTCATCATGAACCACTCAAGAAATGATGTGGGAATCCGTTTCGAACTGCTCCAGATGATGCAGACGCGCATATCATTCAAGGATGGAAAGTCCAAGGTTGTTGAAGGGGCGAAAGAGCTCACTGAAGGCAATGATATGCTGATCCAGATTCCCACGTCCAATAAGCCGCTCCGCGTGAATGCCGGAGTGCTGTCCCAAGAAATCAAGGAAGATGTCCTTTCTCATCTGAAAGGGATATTCCGATGA
- the ytpR gene encoding YtpR family tRNA-binding protein, which translates to MKLTYNYQHVGDVLLVTLKKAENPTYEFHEDLTVIKSDDEIIGLNIFDASKHIALPDEVNIEADETILGSINSLLESRGIAKINPDLSPKFVVGKVTEKSKHPDADKLNVCKVDVGEEELQIVCGAPNVDSGQQVVVAKVGAIMPDGLYIKPSTLRGVESKGMICSKKELNLEDDGVKGIYVLDDSYEVAQPFEVK; encoded by the coding sequence ATGAAACTGACTTATAATTACCAGCATGTTGGAGATGTACTGCTCGTCACTTTGAAAAAAGCGGAAAACCCGACATATGAATTCCATGAAGATCTGACAGTGATCAAGAGCGATGATGAAATCATCGGCCTGAATATTTTCGATGCGTCCAAGCATATCGCATTGCCGGACGAAGTGAACATCGAGGCGGATGAAACGATACTCGGGAGCATCAACTCACTGCTCGAGAGCAGAGGGATCGCAAAGATCAATCCGGATCTCTCTCCCAAGTTCGTCGTTGGAAAAGTGACGGAAAAATCAAAGCATCCGGATGCAGACAAGCTGAATGTCTGTAAGGTAGATGTCGGGGAGGAAGAGCTGCAGATCGTCTGTGGTGCTCCGAATGTCGATTCCGGCCAGCAGGTCGTTGTGGCAAAAGTCGGTGCAATCATGCCTGACGGGCTCTATATCAAGCCTTCAACACTGAGGGGCGTGGAATCGAAGGGCATGATCTGTTCGAAGAAGGAACTGAACCTTGAGGATGACGGAGTGAAGGGCATCTATGTACTGGACGATAGCTATGAAGTAGCGCAACCATTTGAAGTGAAATAA